The Stomatobaculum sp. F0698 genomic sequence TAAGAGCGTGAGCGATCACTGCCGCGAGGTCTACGAGACCACCCGCGCGGCGAACGAGGCTGCGGTCGCATTGATTCGCCCCGGCGTGAGACTCTGCGATATCGATAAGGCAGCGCGCGATTTGATTACGGAAAAAGGCTACGGTCCGGCGTTTAATCATCGCCTCGGCCACTTCATCGGTCTCACGGACCACGAGTATGGCGATGTCTCCTCGGCTTTTGACTGGGAGGTGGAGCCGGGCATGATTTTCTCGATAGAGCCCGGCATCTATCTGGTCGGAGATACGGGGGTTCGTGTCGAGGATCTCGTGATGGTCACCGAGGACGGTGTTGAGCTTTTAAACCACTATTCTCATGATCTGGATATCATTAACTAAGGACAGAAGCAAAAAATCCGGCCGCCCGGCATAAGAGGGCGCGCCGGATTTTTTTGGCAAAGGCAGTCGGCGGCAACTGTGCTATGATAGAGTCAGCGTTTCATAGACATCAATCATAGCATTGAACATGAGGAGACCGAGACATGGAACCCAAACTTCATTTAAAGCCCTATCTCAAGCTGTATCTTAAGAGCGGCGCAAAGATTGTCATAGAACTTTGGCCGGAAGCGGCCCCGAATGCCGTGAACAGTCTGATTGATGTGGCCTCTCACGGCTGGATGGATCGGCATGCGATTCAGCGTATTGCGCCCGGCAAGTGGGTGGATCTGAGTTACAATGCATACGGACACGAGGAATGCCGCTATCTGATTCCGGACGAATATCGGCTGCACCCCGAAATCGATCCCCTGACCCCGCGCCCCGGCGTCATCTGTATGGGAGGCTACGATGAAGCCGGCCTTGCGAGCTCGGAAATATTCTTTCCGCTGAAAGACTTCCCGGAGTTCCGCGGAATATATCCGGTGCTCGGCGAGGTGATTGCGGGGATGGATGAGATACAGCGCATTGCGGAACTCCCGACCCGCGAAGTGATTTATCCCGGTACCGATAAAAAAATCCTAGAGCCCGCGGAGCCCCAAATCATTGAGCGGGCAGAGCTCGAGCTTTTCGGAGAAACGTATCCCGCGCCTGTGCGGATGGAAAAGCAGGACTTGCCGCCTTGCTGGCGCTGAGACATCGTCGAAAAGACAGTGACTTGGTTATGCACAGCGGCCTCGTTTCGAAGCGCTTATGATAGAACATTGTGTTGTAAATCAAAATTCCCTGAAGTACTTATATTCGCGAGTACTTCAGGGGATTTTTGTATATGTCTATAGCTTTCGTTGCTGTAAACGTTGAAGCCGTATGTGCAACGAATTGAGCGAAGCTGAATGGGGAGATCAGTGTGATGAGGAAGGGCGGTTGCAGGCAGTATCTCCTTTATCGCCGCACTCACGACTTGCATTGCGCATTTTGGGAAATCGCAGCGCCATAGTCGTACCCCTGTCGCTGCTGTCCTCCACCCAAATCTCCGCGCCGTGCAGCGAGACAATCTCCCGCACAAGGGCCAGGCCGAGCCCTGCGCCGCCGTATTGACGGCTCCGCGATTTATCCACGCGGAAAAAGGGCTGAAAAATGCTCTCGCGATACTGCGCCGGTATTCCTGTGCCGCTGTCCGCAACGCGAATTTCGATACAGCCCGCCTCTTCGCGCACGGAGAGATGTACGCTGCCGTTCGGACGGTTATAGCGTATCGCATTTTCGCTGAGATTAAAGAGCAGGCGGTAAATCAAGGTGTCACTGCCGATCAGCATTGCATTGCCCTCGTAGATAAGTTCAATGTTCTGTTTTTCCGCGAGCGGCGTGAGATCGGTGCAAAGTTCTTCCATCAGGGGTCCCAGTTCTATCCTGTCCTCACAGGGAACGGAGCGAAGCTCGCTCAGTTCCAGGAGAGTCTTACTCATTTCCGCCATGCGCTCGGTTTGCTCTCCGAGCAGGCAAAGAAAGTCCGCGGTTTCGGCATCCGCATTCGGGTGCTCGACGGAAAAGAGCTCAAGCTTTGCCTGCATGAGGGCAAGCGGTGTTCTGAGTTCGTGGGCGGCATTGCCGGTAAACTGTTTCTGGGCGCGAAAACCCTCGTCGAGTCGGTCCAGCATGCGGTTAAAGGCTTCGCGGGAGCGGCGAAACTCTGTCGGGACATCTGCGGGGAGTTTCATGTTCTGATCGGAGAGATTGTACGGTTCTATTTTTTCGAGCCGCGATGCAAACTCACGGAGGGGGCGCAGCGCCTGTCCGCTCACAAAATAGGCGAGCGCCGCACTTAAGAGCGTTACCGCGGCGGTGATGAGCCAATTACTCGCGGTAAAGGCGGCCTGTGCACCGTCGATCACGATGACCAGATCGGAGTTCGGTGCGAGCATTGCCGTATCCGGGAAATCAGAGGTATTTTGTGCCGCATCGTTTCCCGAAACCGTTTCGCTGTAAGCGGAGATCGAAGTGCCGATGCGGTCCATATAGTGTCTGCCGGAGTAGCCGAGTAAGAGGCTCATGCTGATGCAGGCTGTGGCAATGAGCAGCGCTGTCATCAGTGTGATGCGCCACTGCAAAGAGAGACGTTTCATTCTGCGGCCTCCGTGAGCACGTAGCCCTCGCCGATGCGGTTTACGATCGGGTCGCAACCGAGCGCAGCGCGCAGTTTTTTGCGGAGAGTGGAGATGTGGACGCGAATCGAGTTACTGAAGCGGTCCGCATTGCTGTCCCAGACATGGTCCAGTAATTCCTCCTGACTGACCGGACGTCCCCGGTGGAGTAAGAGATATTCGAGGATACCGAGTTCTTTCTTGGTGAGTGCAATCGGTGAATCGGCGACACGCACGCTTCGCGTCTTACTGTCAAAAGAGAGTTTTCCGCAGGAGAGCAGAACCTCATGCTGCGTGAACTGTCTCAGGGTCAAACTTCGGATTCTGGCCTCGAGCTCGGCGAGGTGAAAGGGTTTTGCAAGGTAGTCGTTCGCGCCGGCATCGAGCCCGGCAACCTTGTCCGTGACTTCACTCCGCGCCGAGAGAATCAGGACGCGCGTCTCGCGGTCGTACTTGCGGAGCGTTCTGAGTACAGTCATGCCGTCCGCGCCCGGTAAGTTTAGGTCGAGGACAATGAGATCGAAACGCTCGCTTTCCAGCAGTTCTAAAGCTACGTTGCCGTCAAAACAAAAATCCACGCTGTAGGCGAGGCGGCGAAGACTTTGGACTATGGTCTCACAGAGCGCGCGCTCATCCTCAACGACTAAGATATGCATAGGAAACCCTCCCTCCGCATGTATGGATTCGAATTCAAGGATTCATATTCAATAGAAGTCTTCTTAAGTTGTATCACAAGAAGGCATAAAATCCGCGTTAAGTTTTCTCTTAACAGAGATTTTACACGCCTTTCGCTACAATGGGTACAAACGAAAGGAGGAATTGCGGTGAAGCTCTCAAAGAAAACAATGTTGCAAGCGGTTTTATTGCTCTCTTCGGTCGCAATGATATGCTTCGGTGCCTGGCGCGGGGAGGCAGATACCGTGCTGAGTAAGGCAATACGACTCTGTCTGGAGTGTGTCGGCATTGGATAGAAAATGGATACAGGCGGCGGCCGCCTTGCTCACCAACATTCATCTGCCGAACTTTTTGAAGGGGAGCATCTATCAGGGCAAGGGAAAACTTGCCTGTGCGCCCGGTCTCAATTGCTATTCCTGTCCCGCTGCCTCGGGTTCCTGTCCGATCGGTGCGTTTCAGGCGGTCGTCGGGAGTTCTAAGTTCAGCTTTTCCTACTATGTGACAGGTATCCTGATCTTTTTCGGCGTGCTGCTTGGGCGCTTTATCTGCGGCTTTCTATGTCCCTTCGGCTGGTTTCAGGAGCTGCTCAATAAGTTGCCGGGGAAAAAGCTGTCGACCAAAAGGCTGCGTCCTCTCACTTGGATTAAATACGCGGTGCTGCTCATTATGGTCGTACTCCTGCCCGCACTTGCGGTCAATGATCTCGGCATGGGAGAGCCCTTTTTTTGTAAGTACCTCTGCCCGCAGGGTGTCCTTGAGGGAGCAATTCCGCTCTCTATCGTGAACACGGGGATACGCGCGGCGCTCGGCAAACTCTTTGCTTGGAAGTTCGGCATTTTGATTGGCTTTATCCTACTGAGCGTCTTCATCTACCGCCCGTTTTGCAAGTGGATATGCCCGCTCGGTGCTTTCTATGCCTTGCTGAACAAGGTCTCTCTGGTTGGCATGCGGGTGGATGAGAGCCGCTGCATTACCTGCGGAAAATGTGCGCGGGCCTGCAAGATGGATGTCGATGTCACAAAGACGCCGGATCACAGCGAGTGCATACGCTGCGGCATGTGTGTTGATGCCTGCCCGACCGGTGCGGTGCATTTCCGCTGCGGCTTCGGCGCAGGAAAAACAATCGAAAACAAAAAAATGAAAATCAATCGGGAGGAAGCAAAATGAAAAAAGTAAAACTGTTGACCGGAATCGCGCTTGCACTGACGGTGGGTAGCCTGGTTGCCTGCGGCGGAAAGAAAACAGAGGCGGCTAAAACAAGCGAAGCCGGAACAAGCGCGGTCGCACAGGCAGGCGGAAGCCTGAACGACACAGCGAGCACGGATCTTGACACGCTCTTAAATCTGGAGGTCGATAACACCGAGGCCGCCATGGCGCTGCATCAAAAGCTCATGGAGACGGAGAACGACGTACTGATAGAGAATAAAGCACTCTGGGAAAAGGTGTTCCTCGCGGCGGATAAGGGCATGGCCATGGTAGAGGACGGTAGTAACTACGGGGACTTCCTCTTAAAGACGATTGATAACGCAAAGGATCAATTCAGCCAAGAGGAACTGAAAACCCTGCGCGAGGGCGCGGAGAAGATTCAAAGGATTGAGGGGAAGCTCACGATTTTGGAGCAGAAGTACCCGGAGTGCGGGGCGAAGCCGGATAACTGCGATGTCAGTGTTCCGGCGGAAAACGGCAAGCCTGTCTCGGATAGCTCCCTCGGCAGCTTCCCTGCTTTTGAAGGCCAAGATTTAGACGGCAACGCGGTGGAGAGCGGCGAACTCTTCGGCGGAAACACTGTGACGGTTGTGAACTTTTGGTTTACGAGTTGCCGTCCCTGCGTGGAAGAGCTCCCCGCACTGGATGCGTTGAACAAGCAGCTCGCGGAAAAAGGCGGCGCCGTAGTCGGCATCAACAGTTTTACGCTGGACGGCGACGCGGCAGCGATTGCGGAGGCAAAGGATGTGCTTGCGAAGAAGGGAGCGAGCTACCGAAACCTTCGCTTTGATACGAACACGGATGCGGGAAAGTTCGCGATGGGCATTTACTCCTTCCCGACCAGCTATGTGGTCGATCAAAAGGGCAATATTGTGGGAGAGCCCATTGTCGGCGCAATCACGGATAAAAAGCAGGCGGAGCGCCTCAATCAGCTGATTGAGCAGGCGCTTGCAAGCGCAGAAAAATAAGCGCATCGGGAACAAGCGAAGTTCTCAAAGGGCAGAAATGCCACAAAAGGAGAAAGAAGAGAAGATAAGCGGACATTCGGTCTTTGAAACGGCCTGTCGCATGGTATAATTTCGTTGACGCGGTTCCTTTGCGGAATTTGAGAAAACGAGGTTGCTTTGCGATGGGCTTTTATTTAGGTGCTTTGTTATTTGTGGGGATGACGCTGGCTTGCGCCTTTATGGTGCCGGTCGTGTATCTTACACTTCGCAATGCGGTGCTTGCGGAGAGAGAGGTGCCGGGCTGGGTTTATAAGCTCGGACATGCGGTGCACGGTCGCGGAACGGATCACTATGAGGACTTGACCACGCCGGGAGCCCTCCGAGAGGCGAGACTGTTTCTGTTCGGCATTCTCATGGGCAATCTTCTGGTCATAGCCTACAAATATCACAGCGGGCTCAATCTCTATGCGGCAATCTACTTCGCGCTGCGCGCGGAATTTGGCATTGTCCTTGTGATGCGCATTCTCGTGGTACAGGGAAAAAATCTTTGGTGGCTGTTTCATCGCCATGAAGAGATACATTACTATTCTGCCTCCATGGCGGTCTGGGGGACGACATTTTTTACCGCTTTTCTCCTCATGTTAACTGTTAGCATAACGGGAGTTCCGGCGCCGCCGCTTCGGGTACAGATTGCGGGGAGCACACTGACACCTGGTATGAGCCGCGGAAAGGACTTGCTTGCCGCAGGGTTTTCGCTTGACGGAAATAGCGCCGATACGGAGGTGGAATACGCGGAGATTAAGGGAGTCTATGATTATAAAGCGCTCACGATGGAACTTCGGCGGGACGGAAAGCGCTACGGCAGGGTCAGGCTGGTGCCGGACGGAAAGCCGCAGGCCAAGCTGAAAGACTGCGTGCTGGTTTCCTGCTATTTCACGCCCGAAGACGAGGGCTTTTCGGAGATTGCCGTGCAGGGGAAGAAAATTGCGGAACTGAGGGCGCAGGATTTTCAGAAGCAGTCCCCCACGGAGCTGTTTGCAATCGAAGCGCCGGATGTGAAGGAATCGGTGCAAGCGGATTTTGTGATTCTGAGGCTGCAGACCGAACCCTACACGCTCTTTACGAGCTATGCACTCGAAGCGAGCTTTACCATGGAGGGAGAGCCGCTGCGCTACAAGGTTCATGCGGATCAGACTCGCTGGGAATGAGCGAGAAATTTCGAGGGCCAAGCCTTGATTTAAGAAACGGATGCTACTCTGACGGGTGGCATCCGTTTTCCGTTCAAACGATCGGGAAATTTCCGGAGATAAAAGTCATCTGTCGTATCGTCTAAAATCAGGGACAAGAATACTTAAATTTCGGCAAATGCATAAGTTGACGGAGAATGAAATAAACTGCTAGTATCTAAGGCACAAGTTACTGTGTTGCGCGCTTGATGAGCGCGGTTTCCTGCCACGGCAGAGAAAGGATACTATGTCAGAAAAAGCACTGACCGGACTCGGCTGGTTTGCAACCTGTGTATCCGTCATGATGTATGTCTCCTATATTCCGCAGATTATGAACAATCTGCACGGAATGAAGGGAACCCCGATTCAGCCCCTGGTCGCGGCAATTAACTGCACGCTCTGGGTCACCTATGCGCTCCTAAAGAAGAATCGCGATTATCCGGTCGCGATGGCGAATGCGCCGGGTATCATTTTCGGCCTGATCGCGGCGATTACGGCGATTATCTGAGTAAAACAACAAGTCCTTTGTCATCGGCAAAGGACTTCTTTTTAAAGTGAAAAATTGTATACAAGAGAGAAAGAAAAAGGGGGAACAGCGTATGCGGAAAAACGAGAGACAAGAGCTGCCGACAACCGGGGACAAGGGGCAGGCGGAGGCAGCGGCGTCAGGGGAAACAAAACAGACGCCCGAAGCGAGAAATCAGGGCATCGTAAGAACAAGTATAATCGGCATTATTGGCAATCTGTTTCTCGTGGTATTCAAGGGGGCTATCGGACTCGCTTCCAATTCCATCGCAATTTTACTTGACGCCGTCAATAACCTGACCGATGCACTGTCCTCGGTCATCACAATCGTCGGTGCGAGAGCTGCGGCAAAAGAACCTGACCGGAGCATCCGCTCGGGCACGGCCGCATTGAATATCTGAGTGCGCTGTTGGTGGCAGCGCTGGTTCTCTATGCGGGCTTGAGTTCACTCGTCGAGTCGGTCAAAAAGTTGCTGCACCCGGAGACGCCGCAGTACAGTGCGGTCGGTCTCGTCATCATCGCGGTGGCGGTGCTCGTGAAGGTTCTGATGGGGCAGTATGTCAAGCACCGGGGGAAACAGCTGAATTCGGACGCGCTGGTCGCCTCGGGTTCGGATGCCTCGTTTGACGCGCTGCTCTCGGCGTCCGTGCTCGCGTCCGCGCTCATCTTCCTCCGCACCGGCATCTCCCTCGAGGCCTATGTGGGAACCTTAATCTCGGTGATGATTGTGCGGTCCGGCTACGGCATGGTATGCGATACCCTCGATGAGATTCTCGGCAAGCGCCCGGACACGGAACTCGTCCGGAAGATCCGTGCACTCATTATGGAGGAACAGGTTGTAATCGGGGCCTACGATCTCTTTATCACGGACTACGGCCCGGAGCGCCGCTACGGCGTGGTGCATCTCGAGCTTCCGGACACGATGACCGTCGAAGAGGTTGACGCGCTGACCAGACGCATCAAGAAGCGCGTCAAAGAGGAGACCGGCATCCGCATCAGCACCATCGGCGTCTATGCCCACAATACCAAAGATCCGGCGGCCGCGGAGATACGCCATACGGTCGAGCACATTGCGCTCTCGCATGCTTGGATTTTGCAGATCCACGGCTTTTATGCGGAGCCCGCAAAGAAATATATGCGCTTTGATGCCGTGGTGGATTTCACCAAGAGCAGGGCGGATGCGGTCGATGCCTTGCGGTGCGAAATCGAAGCCGCGTACCCGGGTTACCGGGTCGATATCACCCCGGATGCGGATGTTTCCGACCTCTCGAGCTGAGGGAAGCACTTGCAATTTTTACGCTCTTCGGGTAAAATGTAATAAATTCGTAAAGAATAGAGCCGAAGTCGGCAGAGTCGAGAGGATAGGAATGAAAAAGAACGTGGGTACAGGGAAAAAGGTAGTTACGGCAGTGTTGCTCAGCGCTGCGATTGTTGCCGGCAGCTTCGCTGCGTTCGGCGCAAAGAAGAGTGCCTATACCTTCCAGAGCGGCGGCGCAAAGATTACCTGTGGTCAGAGCGCAAAGGGAGCGCTCAACTCACTCGGCAAGGCAGATAAGGTAATTGTGCAGGAGTCCGTGCAGGGCAACGGCAAGGAGAGAATATACAGCTTCAGAGGCTTTGAGCTCTGCACCTTGAGTGAGAACAACGGTGCGCAGAAGGTGCAGTCCATCTGCATCCTCGACAAGAACGTCAGTACACCGGAGGGAATACGCCTCGGTGCGACGCGCGAGGCGGTCGAGAAGGCGTACGGAAGAGGCTACCGCGAAGAAGAAGGCGTTCTCTACTATACGCTCGGTGATACCGAGCTCAAGATTTACTTGACCAACGATGTGGTCGACGGCATTGAATATCTCATAGCAGATGCATCGTAACGGACCCGGCGCTCGAAAGGGCGCCGGTTTTTTCTGTGTGGAAACAAAGTTGAAAAATTAGCACTCAAAGCTTGACACTGCTAATAACTAATGTTATAACTGCTTTTGTTGAGAAGACAAAGCGAAAAGCGTTTAACGTTTATTAAGGAGGCATTGTATTATGAAGCTGGTACCGTTGTTTGACCGTGTCGTGCTGAAGAAGATGGTAGAGGAAGAGACCACCGCATCCGGAATCGTACTGCCGGGTCAGGGCGACAAGGAGAAGCCGGGTCAGGGTGAGATCATTGCAGTGGGTCCCGGCGGCCTTGTGGACGGCAAGGAAGTAAAGATGCAGGTTAAGGCAGGCGACAAGGTCCTTTACTCCAGATATGCGGGTTCCGATGTGGAGCTCGACGGCGTGAAGTATGTCGTCATCAAGCAGAGCGATATCCTTGCGGTAATGGAATAAGAGAACGGACAGAAGGAGAGTGGAATTATGGCAAAGGAAGTTAAGTTTGGCGTTGAGGCGAGAGAAGCGCTGATTCAGGGTGTCAATGAGCTTGCAAACGCGGTTCGCGTTACCATCGGCCCGAAGGGCCGAAATGTTGTGCTGGACAAGGCTTACGGTGCACCGCTCATCACGAACGACGGTGTGACGATTGCGAAGGAGATTGAGCTGGAGGATGCGTTCGCAAACATGGGCGCTCAGCTCGTCAAGGAAGTTGCAACGAAGACCAATGATGTCGCAGGTGACGGCACGACAACCGCAACCGTTCTTGCGCAGGCAATGATCAATGAGGGCGTGAAGAACATTGCGGCAGGTTCCAACCCGATTGTGCTCCGGAAGGGCATGAAGAAGGCTTGCGACAAGGCTGTCGAGACCATCAAGGCAATGTCTCAGCCCATTTCCGGCAAGAAGCAGATTGCGAGAGTCGCTGCGATTTCCGCTTCGAATGACGAAGTCGGCGAGATGGTCGCAGACGCTATGGAGAAGGTCACGAACAACGGCGTCATTACAATCGAAGAGTCCAAGACCATGAAGACCGAGCTCGATTTGGTCGAGGGCATGCAGTTTGACCGCGGCTATATCTCCGCTTACATGGCAAACGATGTCGAGAAGATGGAGGCGACCCTCGAGGATCCGTACATCCTGATTACCGACAAGAAGATTTCCAACATTCAGGAAGTGCTCCCGCTGCTCGAAGAAGTTGTAAAGAGCGGTGCAAAGCTCCTCATTATCGCAGAGGATGTCGAGGGTGAGGCACTCACGACGCTCATTGTGAACAAGCTTCGCGGCACCTTCAATGTGGTTGCGGTCAAGGCACCGGGCTACGGCGACAGAAGAAAAGAAATGCTGCAGGATATCGCGGTTCTGACCGGCGGTACCGTAATCAGCGAGCAGCTCGGCCTTGAGCTCAAGGATGCGAGAATGGCTCAGCTCGGCCGCGCTAA encodes the following:
- a CDS encoding peptidylprolyl isomerase, translating into MEPKLHLKPYLKLYLKSGAKIVIELWPEAAPNAVNSLIDVASHGWMDRHAIQRIAPGKWVDLSYNAYGHEECRYLIPDEYRLHPEIDPLTPRPGVICMGGYDEAGLASSEIFFPLKDFPEFRGIYPVLGEVIAGMDEIQRIAELPTREVIYPGTDKKILEPAEPQIIERAELELFGETYPAPVRMEKQDLPPCWR
- a CDS encoding sensor histidine kinase, producing the protein MKRLSLQWRITLMTALLIATACISMSLLLGYSGRHYMDRIGTSISAYSETVSGNDAAQNTSDFPDTAMLAPNSDLVIVIDGAQAAFTASNWLITAAVTLLSAALAYFVSGQALRPLREFASRLEKIEPYNLSDQNMKLPADVPTEFRRSREAFNRMLDRLDEGFRAQKQFTGNAAHELRTPLALMQAKLELFSVEHPNADAETADFLCLLGEQTERMAEMSKTLLELSELRSVPCEDRIELGPLMEELCTDLTPLAEKQNIELIYEGNAMLIGSDTLIYRLLFNLSENAIRYNRPNGSVHLSVREEAGCIEIRVADSGTGIPAQYRESIFQPFFRVDKSRSRQYGGAGLGLALVREIVSLHGAEIWVEDSSDRGTTMALRFPKMRNASRECGDKGDTACNRPSSSH
- a CDS encoding response regulator transcription factor; translation: MHILVVEDERALCETIVQSLRRLAYSVDFCFDGNVALELLESERFDLIVLDLNLPGADGMTVLRTLRKYDRETRVLILSARSEVTDKVAGLDAGANDYLAKPFHLAELEARIRSLTLRQFTQHEVLLSCGKLSFDSKTRSVRVADSPIALTKKELGILEYLLLHRGRPVSQEELLDHVWDSNADRFSNSIRVHISTLRKKLRAALGCDPIVNRIGEGYVLTEAAE
- a CDS encoding CD1871A family CXXC motif-containing protein, whose product is MLQAVLLLSSVAMICFGAWRGEADTVLSKAIRLCLECVGIG
- a CDS encoding 4Fe-4S binding protein, giving the protein MDRKWIQAAAALLTNIHLPNFLKGSIYQGKGKLACAPGLNCYSCPAASGSCPIGAFQAVVGSSKFSFSYYVTGILIFFGVLLGRFICGFLCPFGWFQELLNKLPGKKLSTKRLRPLTWIKYAVLLIMVVLLPALAVNDLGMGEPFFCKYLCPQGVLEGAIPLSIVNTGIRAALGKLFAWKFGILIGFILLSVFIYRPFCKWICPLGAFYALLNKVSLVGMRVDESRCITCGKCARACKMDVDVTKTPDHSECIRCGMCVDACPTGAVHFRCGFGAGKTIENKKMKINREEAK
- a CDS encoding TlpA family protein disulfide reductase, which translates into the protein MKKVKLLTGIALALTVGSLVACGGKKTEAAKTSEAGTSAVAQAGGSLNDTASTDLDTLLNLEVDNTEAAMALHQKLMETENDVLIENKALWEKVFLAADKGMAMVEDGSNYGDFLLKTIDNAKDQFSQEELKTLREGAEKIQRIEGKLTILEQKYPECGAKPDNCDVSVPAENGKPVSDSSLGSFPAFEGQDLDGNAVESGELFGGNTVTVVNFWFTSCRPCVEELPALDALNKQLAEKGGAVVGINSFTLDGDAAAIAEAKDVLAKKGASYRNLRFDTNTDAGKFAMGIYSFPTSYVVDQKGNIVGEPIVGAITDKKQAERLNQLIEQALASAEK
- a CDS encoding SemiSWEET family transporter, which translates into the protein MSEKALTGLGWFATCVSVMMYVSYIPQIMNNLHGMKGTPIQPLVAAINCTLWVTYALLKKNRDYPVAMANAPGIIFGLIAAITAII
- a CDS encoding co-chaperone GroES, with amino-acid sequence MKLVPLFDRVVLKKMVEEETTASGIVLPGQGDKEKPGQGEIIAVGPGGLVDGKEVKMQVKAGDKVLYSRYAGSDVELDGVKYVVIKQSDILAVME
- the groL gene encoding chaperonin GroEL (60 kDa chaperone family; promotes refolding of misfolded polypeptides especially under stressful conditions; forms two stacked rings of heptamers to form a barrel-shaped 14mer; ends can be capped by GroES; misfolded proteins enter the barrel where they are refolded when GroES binds); the protein is MAKEVKFGVEAREALIQGVNELANAVRVTIGPKGRNVVLDKAYGAPLITNDGVTIAKEIELEDAFANMGAQLVKEVATKTNDVAGDGTTTATVLAQAMINEGVKNIAAGSNPIVLRKGMKKACDKAVETIKAMSQPISGKKQIARVAAISASNDEVGEMVADAMEKVTNNGVITIEESKTMKTELDLVEGMQFDRGYISAYMANDVEKMEATLEDPYILITDKKISNIQEVLPLLEEVVKSGAKLLIIAEDVEGEALTTLIVNKLRGTFNVVAVKAPGYGDRRKEMLQDIAVLTGGTVISEQLGLELKDARMAQLGRAKSVKVTKENTVIVDGLGKKADIDARTAQIKAQLAETTSEFDKEKLQERLAKLSGGVAVIRVGAATETEMKEAKLRMEDALNATRAAVEEGIVAGGGTAYINASKEVQKLVDSLEGDEKTGAKIVMKALEAPLFYIAENAGLEGAVIVNQVKESKKGIGFDAYNEVYVDMVKEGILDPAKVTRTALENATSVASTLLTTESAVATIKEPQAAPAMPAGGMGGMM